From Campylobacter sp. MG1, the proteins below share one genomic window:
- a CDS encoding PAS domain-containing sensor histidine kinase: protein MYKLNEYKNAIENTNIVSKTDINGIITFVNDEFCTLCGYSKDELIGKNHNIIRHPDTPQSAFKILWDTILAGRVHKGIVKNLKKNGDFFYAQTTIIPIFDENNQIFEFIAIRHDVTQMFLLNEELANTKQKLLNLNENLELQIAEKTKNLQELNQNLEKKIQEAIKINNEQQKIIFQQNRQVILGQMLENIAHQWRQPLNELSLAIYLLHNENKKKHYKLCQKLIQNMSQTINDFRNFINPNHITQYNLLPKVIKSSLFITYQSIKKSNIKLKFIIDKNAYKIPIKCNLNELSQVFVNIINNAKDAFNNTNNFNKILTFNLSYNKDKFILKIYDNAGGVHNDIIEHIFDPYFTTKHKKQGVGLGLYICKQILNNIDATITCSNYKNGACFEIIFKGD from the coding sequence ATGTATAAATTAAACGAATATAAAAATGCTATTGAAAATACTAATATTGTTTCTAAAACTGATATAAATGGAATTATTACATTCGTAAATGATGAATTTTGCACTCTTTGTGGATATTCTAAAGATGAATTAATAGGCAAAAATCACAATATAATACGCCATCCAGATACTCCACAAAGTGCTTTTAAAATTTTATGGGATACAATTTTAGCTGGTCGTGTTCATAAAGGAATTGTAAAAAATCTTAAAAAAAATGGAGATTTTTTTTATGCTCAAACAACTATAATCCCAATATTTGATGAAAATAATCAAATATTTGAATTTATCGCTATAAGGCACGATGTTACGCAAATGTTTTTATTAAATGAAGAATTAGCAAATACTAAACAAAAATTATTAAATTTAAATGAAAATTTAGAATTGCAAATCGCTGAAAAAACTAAAAATCTACAAGAATTAAATCAAAATTTAGAAAAAAAGATACAAGAAGCTATAAAAATCAATAACGAACAACAAAAAATTATTTTTCAACAAAATAGACAAGTAATATTGGGTCAAATGCTAGAAAATATAGCTCATCAATGGAGACAACCATTAAATGAATTATCACTTGCTATATATTTATTACATAATGAAAACAAGAAAAAGCATTATAAATTATGTCAAAAACTCATACAAAATATGAGCCAAACTATAAATGATTTTAGAAATTTTATAAATCCTAATCATATTACTCAATATAATTTGTTACCAAAAGTTATAAAATCAAGTTTATTTATAACCTATCAATCAATAAAAAAATCTAATATAAAACTTAAATTTATAATTGATAAAAATGCTTATAAAATACCGATAAAATGTAATTTAAATGAGCTTAGTCAAGTATTTGTAAATATTATTAATAACGCTAAAGATGCGTTTAATAATACAAATAATTTTAATAAAATATTAACTTTTAATTTAAGCTATAATAAGGATAAATTTATTTTAAAAATTTATGATAATGCAGGTGGTGTTCATAATGATATTATAGAACATATATTTGACCCATATTTTACAACTAAACATAAAAAACAAGGGGTTGGTTTAGGTCTTTATATATGTAAACAAATTTTAAATAATATTGACGCCACGATTACTTGCTCTAATTATAAAAATGGAGCATGTTTTGAAATAATATTTAAAGGAGATTAA
- a CDS encoding beta strand repeat-containing protein gives MNKTVKMSLITFVIITSANAATNYNLSTKTLTIEEENATIDYTGGSENMHVNNIVFKNNITPDNSTLTVTGTLDLHPSDGNTDLVLGNLIVNNENGASLWMGKDWLVPATNTKLTIKKDLTLNNKLSNLSVNTDVNTLKNKDALYMDSNTELIVEGNLTSNNAYLVVDSKLTVKGKSEINNSLLRKATGDINFNELSLNNSDLKTEKKINENSKQTTNNMTINKLSLNSSTIENNATIMNITDILGNNKANNIINNSNTITIRKDASNVTINQNLGNLTIGETNNAKGTINNIDLNNKAGTTNLNNINIISSNINANDTSIKANGINMESGTITTNSGKVEFSGDNTITGTTITGTNPNHINIVGGKDNTLTLKNVTASNSNIGQATGSRNGGITIDGGTYANVNLGTTGGSTTEAIQKLIITNNVNLNGERINADNLTIDNNSNVTTTGNISTNSNVTINDSTVNFNNIVVGKANAKINIGNSTLTSSGGILSNSAKDSTLDITNSKLNLKTIGINGDIIIKDNNANNSLSSDLIITSSKGNVVIDNSTSNANITSTAGSITYTNNSNISGNSTAKTDIIVKDGASISNGTHTATNGKLDLQTNGIISGGTITAQAVDISGNVSGGEIIATNGNANIAGNVSGGELNANDIYIKSGSNVSGGLFTSTNVIDIGELGKDKTNVSGGEFKSNYFKSTNANINGANINTIKADFINSTYNGNSFKSTGDVIIDNNSEINSALDIGGNATISSASKINADITNVKDITISNKDTIINANINASGFVDMSSDATLNADKTIKANKAAVRSANVKGILDIDDSVDLLNANVEKTAKITANNKIQVYMGTINGELESKNSDILLGYGAKSGKNANFITNSGSVILSNKMLDSKYPAPGTQDTNIKGTINANKLLVKDGATLNANSTITTTAEFESGAILGENGIVNTKDIIFNNSEAKENSKMTAENFTAKNHSTIHLTNDSLSAKSTIIDCSITQGGVLNGDNLVIIANGSFVNSSVNSGGKVDVIGGTCGNTTVEGNINTKDLVVRRGANVNGDSTFDSATIDNANISGNLTSTKADGTLTISNGANISGGIVDVKGDITLTNKAQDLGEYNKFQPEPATNNPKTIINSTIANANNVTLGKDTEITGDITKANDINVNNNGEISGDINEANNINVDSGKLTSGTINANNLTTNNGAIIGKDDKTSNITLNEKANLNNSIINANINATKDIIVTSNDIMKPSEINANLTSSNDIKISGTEATTINANLKANNDINIENADINKIDINSGNNIKINSSNIANAIINATNDINLNDTNSKDSKLTSKNSNITISGGEFKGNDSKITTNNGKTTLSNKAKVCSNIDTKDFDLNSGASICGEVNDTNSIIINSTNNAVIDGSTKGTNIGKNVTLITNNLEVQNIDNINSKMENKINANGEFVVRNSTLTSDIKVKGKTSCLKSYDTTLKGEVEADCLYSEGTTFDGEIFAKNVTDTGSVFNNKTTISDGENKLTDSVFKNKLKLDGKGNTLLTHADMTDLINEAISVVLDNIAKFDNITNQNGGSLSINNTDKITGNSITNTGDNSKLKINNAEEISSTINNENNAELSLENIEKISSTITNDTGGKINITDAENISGDITNNAKLNIVNSNINSEIKFDNNKCGTLITKNSKYTNNVEQCNLNASGANKFEKDILVHKHSEITDDFNANVFKTNTLNANEAIIELTGGNTLSSINDKVDNTYENIDNLVPNTSYTLTNSTLKILNAKNNSISISGIRADNLILNNSHIQAQVVTNNLNANDTKFYMYGGGINTNLYNDFSGPIVVNNNAEGSNNEIILSNTNLSALTKNNVPIAIVNGKKDSGYFKVSYKTILANYNTKILHFDEIDDDGVWSLGLSKNKPENVKNDIKSSVNIDEQVWNGIGKINPNDADLVELEYFNPNVVSTVKTIIYSPYYVSKYYIDDIEHRFTYLRNNETNKGFWINTDYNYLETNTNNLKANRVYIGVDNKLDFN, from the coding sequence ATGAATAAAACTGTTAAAATGTCCTTAATAACTTTTGTAATTATCACTTCAGCAAACGCAGCGACAAATTATAATCTTAGTACAAAAACCTTAACTATTGAAGAAGAAAATGCAACGATTGATTACACTGGTGGTAGTGAAAATATGCATGTTAATAATATAGTTTTTAAAAATAATATCACACCTGATAATTCTACCTTAACAGTAACTGGAACACTTGATTTACACCCATCTGATGGTAATACGGATTTAGTTTTAGGAAATTTAATTGTTAATAATGAAAATGGTGCTTCATTATGGATGGGAAAAGATTGGCTAGTTCCTGCAACTAATACAAAACTTACTATCAAAAAAGACCTAACTCTAAATAACAAATTATCAAATTTATCAGTTAATACAGATGTAAATACATTAAAAAATAAAGATGCTCTTTATATGGATAGTAATACAGAATTAATAGTAGAAGGGAATTTAACCTCAAATAATGCCTATCTTGTTGTAGATTCTAAACTAACTGTAAAAGGTAAAAGTGAGATAAATAATTCTTTGCTTAGAAAAGCAACTGGTGATATTAATTTTAATGAATTAAGTCTAAATAATTCAGATTTAAAAACAGAAAAGAAAATTAACGAAAATTCAAAACAAACTACAAATAATATGACTATAAATAAACTAAGCTTAAATTCAAGCACTATAGAAAATAATGCTACTATCATGAATATAACCGATATCTTAGGTAATAATAAAGCAAACAATATTATAAATAACTCTAATACAATAACTATTAGAAAAGATGCTAGTAATGTCACAATCAATCAAAATTTAGGAAATTTAACTATAGGCGAAACAAACAACGCTAAAGGCACTATAAATAATATTGATTTAAATAACAAAGCAGGCACTACAAACCTAAATAACATAAATATAATCTCATCTAATATCAATGCTAATGATACTAGTATAAAAGCAAATGGTATTAATATGGAAAGTGGCACAATTACTACAAATAGTGGTAAAGTAGAATTTAGTGGCGATAATACAATTACAGGCACTACTATTACTGGAACAAATCCTAACCATATAAATATCGTAGGCGGGAAAGATAATACATTAACGCTTAAAAATGTAACAGCAAGTAATTCTAACATAGGTCAAGCTACTGGTAGTAGAAATGGCGGTATAACAATTGATGGCGGCACTTACGCAAATGTAAATTTAGGTACAACTGGTGGGTCAACTACTGAAGCTATACAAAAATTAATCATTACAAACAATGTTAATTTAAATGGTGAGCGAATAAATGCTGATAATTTAACGATAGATAATAATAGCAATGTTACAACCACTGGTAATATTTCTACTAATAGTAATGTTACAATCAATGATTCTACAGTTAATTTTAATAACATAGTAGTTGGTAAGGCAAATGCAAAAATAAATATTGGTAATTCAACTCTTACTTCATCAGGTGGCATTTTGTCTAATAGTGCAAAAGATAGCACATTAGACATTACAAATTCTAAATTAAATTTAAAAACTATTGGAATAAATGGCGATATAATAATTAAGGATAATAATGCTAATAATTCATTATCAAGTGATTTAATAATAACTTCAAGTAAAGGCAATGTAGTTATTGATAACTCAACTAGTAATGCTAATATAACAAGCACAGCTGGTTCAATAACATATACAAATAATTCTAATATAAGTGGGAATTCTACAGCAAAAACCGATATCATAGTAAAAGATGGTGCTAGTATTAGTAATGGTACTCACACAGCCACTAATGGTAAATTAGACTTGCAAACTAATGGTATAATTAGCGGTGGGACTATCACAGCTCAAGCTGTAGATATTAGTGGTAATGTATCAGGTGGAGAAATTATAGCTACGAATGGCAATGCTAATATAGCTGGTAATGTTAGTGGTGGAGAACTAAACGCAAATGATATATATATTAAATCAGGTAGCAATGTAAGTGGTGGATTATTTACTAGCACAAATGTTATTGATATTGGAGAATTAGGTAAAGACAAAACTAATGTTAGTGGTGGAGAATTTAAAAGTAATTATTTTAAATCTACTAATGCAAATATTAATGGTGCAAATATCAACACAATAAAGGCTGATTTTATAAACTCAACTTATAATGGAAATAGTTTCAAATCAACTGGCGATGTAATTATAGATAACAACAGCGAAATTAATTCAGCTCTTGATATAGGTGGTAATGCAACAATTAGTAGTGCAAGTAAAATTAATGCAGATATTACAAATGTTAAAGACATTACTATTAGCAACAAAGATACAATAATCAATGCCAATATAAATGCAAGTGGATTTGTAGATATGTCAAGTGATGCTACCTTGAATGCAGATAAAACAATCAAGGCAAATAAAGCTGCTGTAAGAAGTGCAAATGTAAAAGGTATTTTAGATATAGATGATAGTGTGGATTTATTAAATGCAAATGTAGAAAAAACTGCAAAAATTACAGCTAATAATAAAATCCAAGTATATATGGGGACTATAAATGGAGAATTAGAATCTAAAAATAGTGATATACTCTTAGGATATGGAGCTAAATCAGGTAAAAATGCTAATTTTATAACAAATAGTGGAAGTGTTATTTTAAGTAATAAAATGTTAGATAGCAAATACCCTGCACCTGGCACTCAAGATACCAATATAAAAGGGACAATTAATGCTAATAAATTGCTTGTAAAAGATGGTGCTACATTAAATGCTAATTCTACAATAACTACTACAGCAGAATTTGAAAGTGGAGCTATTTTAGGAGAAAATGGTATTGTAAATACAAAAGATATAATTTTTAACAATTCAGAAGCCAAAGAAAATTCTAAAATGACAGCTGAAAATTTCACAGCTAAAAATCATTCAACGATACATTTAACAAACGACAGCTTATCAGCTAAAAGCACTATAATTGATTGTTCTATTACTCAAGGTGGGGTATTAAATGGTGATAATTTAGTTATAATCGCAAATGGTTCTTTTGTAAATTCTAGTGTAAATAGTGGTGGAAAAGTTGATGTTATAGGTGGAACTTGTGGTAATACTACTGTTGAGGGTAATATAAATACTAAAGATTTAGTAGTAAGAAGGGGTGCTAATGTTAATGGAGATAGCACTTTTGATAGTGCTACTATAGATAATGCTAATATATCAGGTAATCTAACTAGCACTAAGGCTGATGGTACTTTAACAATATCAAATGGTGCTAATATTAGTGGTGGAATTGTAGATGTAAAAGGTGATATAACTTTAACAAATAAAGCACAAGATTTAGGAGAATATAATAAATTCCAACCTGAACCAGCTACAAATAATCCAAAAACTATAATAAATTCAACAATAGCAAATGCTAATAATGTTACATTAGGAAAAGACACTGAAATTACTGGGGATATTACAAAGGCTAATGATATCAATGTAAATAATAATGGTGAGATTAGTGGTGATATTAATGAGGCTAATAATATTAATGTAGATAGTGGAAAATTAACTTCAGGTACAATCAATGCAAATAATCTTACTACAAATAATGGTGCAATTATAGGTAAAGATGATAAAACATCTAATATTACATTAAATGAAAAAGCTAATTTAAATAATAGCATCATAAATGCAAACATTAATGCTACAAAAGATATTATTGTTACATCAAATGATATAATGAAACCTAGCGAAATAAATGCAAATTTAACTTCTAGTAATGATATTAAAATCAGTGGCACTGAGGCTACTACAATTAATGCAAATTTAAAAGCTAATAATGATATCAATATAGAAAATGCCGATATAAATAAAATAGACATTAATTCAGGTAATAATATTAAGATAAATTCTAGTAATATAGCTAATGCTATAATTAATGCTACTAATGATATAAATTTAAATGATACAAATTCAAAAGATTCAAAATTAACATCAAAAAATTCTAATATAACTATTAGTGGTGGTGAATTTAAAGGTAATGATTCAAAAATAACTACTAATAATGGAAAAACCACTCTAAGTAATAAGGCTAAAGTTTGCTCTAATATTGATACAAAAGATTTTGATTTAAATAGTGGTGCTAGTATATGTGGTGAAGTAAATGATACTAATTCTATTATTATTAACAGCACTAACAATGCAGTAATTGATGGTAGTACTAAAGGAACTAACATAGGTAAAAATGTTACACTAATAACTAATAATTTAGAAGTTCAAAACATTGATAATATTAATTCTAAAATGGAAAACAAAATCAATGCTAACGGAGAATTTGTAGTGAGGAATTCAACATTAACATCAGACATAAAAGTTAAAGGAAAAACTTCGTGTTTAAAGTCGTATGATACTACTTTAAAAGGTGAAGTTGAAGCAGATTGTTTATATTCAGAAGGAACTACCTTTGATGGTGAAATTTTTGCTAAAAATGTAACTGATACAGGCTCAGTATTTAATAATAAAACAACAATAAGTGATGGTGAAAATAAATTGACTGATTCGGTATTTAAGAATAAGCTTAAATTAGATGGTAAAGGTAATACTTTATTAACACATGCTGATATGACTGATTTAATAAATGAAGCTATTAGTGTCGTATTAGATAATATTGCGAAATTTGATAATATAACTAATCAAAATGGTGGTAGTTTAAGCATTAATAACACTGATAAAATAACAGGGAATAGCATTACAAATACTGGTGATAATTCTAAATTAAAAATAAATAACGCTGAAGAAATTAGTTCTACTATCAATAATGAAAATAATGCTGAGTTAAGTTTGGAAAATATTGAAAAAATTTCAAGCACAATTACAAATGATACAGGTGGTAAAATAAATATTACTGATGCTGAAAATATTAGTGGAGATATTACAAATAATGCAAAATTAAATATTGTTAATTCTAATATTAATTCAGAAATTAAATTTGATAATAACAAGTGTGGTACATTAATTACAAAAAATTCAAAATATACTAATAATGTAGAACAATGTAATCTAAATGCAAGTGGTGCTAATAAATTTGAAAAAGATATATTGGTTCATAAACATTCAGAGATTACAGATGATTTTAATGCTAATGTATTTAAAACCAATACTTTAAACGCTAATGAAGCAATAATAGAATTAACAGGTGGAAATACTTTATCTAGTATAAATGATAAAGTTGATAACACCTATGAGAATATTGATAATTTAGTGCCAAATACATCGTATACTCTAACTAATTCAACATTAAAAATATTAAATGCTAAAAATAATAGCATAAGTATTAGTGGTATTAGAGCTGATAATTTAATATTAAATAATTCTCATATACAAGCACAGGTTGTTACAAATAATCTCAATGCAAATGATACAAAGTTTTATATGTATGGAGGTGGAATTAATACCAATCTTTATAATGATTTTAGTGGTCCTATCGTTGTAAATAATAATGCTGAAGGTAGCAATAATGAAATAATTTTATCTAATACAAATTTAAGTGCTTTAACTAAAAATAATGTTCCTATCGCCATTGTAAATGGTAAAAAAGATTCAGGATATTTTAAAGTATCTTATAAAACTATTTTAGCTAACTATAATACTAAAATATTACATTTTGATGAAATAGATGATGATGGGGTGTGGAGTTTAGGTTTAAGTAAGAATAAGCCAGAAAATGTAAAAAACGATATCAAATCTAGTGTAAATATAGACGAACAAGTATGGAATGGAATTGGTAAAATCAATCCTAATGATGCTGATTTAGTAGAACTTGAATATTTTAATCCAAATGTTGTAAGTACAGTAAAGACCATAATATACTCTCCATACTATGTATCAAAGTATTACATAGATGATATAGAGCATAGATTTACATATCTAAGAAACAATGAAACTAATAAAGGTTTTTGGATAAATACTGATTATAATTATTTAGAAACTAATACAAATAACTTAAAAGCTAATAGAGTTTATATAGGAGTAGATAATAAATTAGACTTTAATAA
- a CDS encoding DUF507 family protein produces the protein MRIKQPHIPYVSNKIVIDLINSKLIKLVNGIEPVKKITNDTITQLVLKEKGLDEKVNSIISEQENEIDLMQIDRKNMFWLLKKKLADEYGILMNYEDRYNSLSHEILNNLINEDLINFTTSENRVRNIIYSSIIGYLKSYEDIEDLVFDKINNYKRKIIPGSEEYDLIYEKLYEEELKKRGMI, from the coding sequence ATGCGTATTAAACAACCACACATTCCTTATGTTTCAAATAAAATTGTAATAGACTTGATAAATTCAAAGCTTATAAAGTTAGTAAATGGCATAGAGCCAGTAAAAAAAATTACTAACGATACGATTACACAACTTGTTTTAAAAGAAAAAGGTTTAGATGAAAAAGTAAATTCAATTATAAGCGAGCAAGAAAACGAAATAGATTTAATGCAAATTGATAGAAAAAATATGTTTTGGCTACTTAAAAAGAAATTAGCAGATGAATATGGTATATTAATGAACTATGAAGATAGGTATAATTCATTATCTCACGAAATTTTAAATAATTTAATCAATGAAGATTTAATTAATTTTACAACTTCAGAAAATAGGGTAAGAAATATTATATATTCTAGTATTATTGGATATTTAAAAAGTTATGAAGATATTGAAGATTTAGTATTTGATAAAATAAACAATTATAAAAGAAAAATAATACCTGGTAGTGAAGAATATGATTTAATATATGAAAAACTATATGAAGAAGAATTGAAAAAAAGAGGAATGATTTAA
- a CDS encoding response regulator transcription factor, with translation MLNLLIVEDEKNIAKLTADILSPLFNEIFYANDGVNGFNKFKKYRPDIVICDVLMPVKDGLSLAKSIKEISPNTPIVVISAHSDKEKLLKAIDININKYLIKPIIPEELIATIKSIISNMSKEIKLGQYKLDLIRSIFDNTINKIELTKKELALLKALSEPIGKVISLDDIKEICWGTKDVKDGSVRTFIKRFRDKIEVDIIKNITSTGYKIILND, from the coding sequence ATGTTAAATTTATTAATTGTTGAAGATGAAAAAAATATAGCAAAATTAACAGCTGATATTTTATCACCTCTATTTAATGAAATTTTTTATGCCAATGATGGGGTTAATGGATTTAATAAATTTAAAAAATATAGACCTGATATTGTAATTTGCGATGTTTTAATGCCAGTAAAAGACGGATTAAGTCTAGCTAAAAGTATTAAAGAAATCAGTCCAAATACGCCTATAGTAGTGATATCAGCTCATAGTGATAAGGAAAAACTATTAAAAGCTATTGATATAAATATTAATAAATATTTAATAAAACCTATAATTCCCGAGGAATTAATCGCTACAATAAAAAGTATTATTTCAAATATGAGTAAAGAAATAAAATTAGGTCAATATAAACTAGATTTAATTCGCTCTATTTTTGATAATACAATAAATAAAATAGAACTAACTAAAAAAGAACTAGCATTATTAAAAGCTCTTAGTGAACCGATAGGAAAAGTAATAAGTTTAGATGATATAAAAGAAATTTGTTGGGGAACAAAAGATGTTAAAGATGGTTCAGTCAGGACTTTTATTAAAAGATTTAGAGATAAAATAGAAGTAGATATTATAAAAAATATCACTTCTACAGGCTATAAAATAATATTAAACGACTAA
- a CDS encoding sulfite exporter TauE/SafE family protein → MLSSLLGTFLLGLGLSLTHCFFMCGGILILFNQSKTNIIDITLYHFFRILAYCIIGVLAYFLGFYISSLSFQIFLYAFLGIFCILLGFALLQRGLLLSFFENQFIYKQILKLLKKNKKTRYKGIIFGFLNGFFPCGLVYFFIAKSMVSKNIIEAFLTMLLFGISTLPAMFLGSVLINKLKSVKYISNFLFFVIIIYGFYLCYLALNLSR, encoded by the coding sequence GTGCTAAGTTCTTTACTTGGCACTTTTTTATTAGGCTTAGGACTTAGCTTAACACATTGTTTTTTTATGTGTGGTGGTATTTTAATTTTATTTAATCAAAGCAAAACAAATATAATAGATATAACTTTATATCATTTTTTTAGAATATTAGCTTATTGTATTATAGGTGTATTAGCGTATTTTTTAGGTTTTTATATAAGTTCATTATCTTTTCAAATTTTTTTATATGCATTTTTGGGAATTTTTTGTATATTATTAGGTTTTGCACTTTTACAAAGGGGATTATTACTTAGTTTTTTTGAAAATCAGTTTATTTATAAACAGATTTTAAAACTACTAAAAAAAAATAAAAAAACTAGATATAAGGGAATAATTTTTGGATTTTTAAATGGATTTTTTCCTTGTGGTCTTGTATATTTTTTCATAGCAAAATCTATGGTTTCAAAAAATATTATAGAAGCATTCTTAACAATGTTGCTATTTGGTATAAGTACTTTACCCGCTATGTTTTTAGGTAGTGTATTAATTAATAAATTAAAATCAGTAAAATATATATCTAATTTTTTATTTTTTGTAATAATAATTTATGGATTTTATTTGTGTTATTTAGCGTTAAATTTGAGTAGATAA
- a CDS encoding JlpA family lipoprotein adhesin, which produces MKKTLLALSLVGMCFVGCGDKISDDMVKKYEANLNTNFKEALLEIPNDAGVRVNFNDFKCSKQKESVNCVSDALKINIQGAEAITVDKITVNDNGFYNGKATGLISLKDLHKDMMFENLYSSAKFQGVKLSDAFKGMAAMIAMSEPKFSFLNSLANGVYDLDINTNIMKNNEVNYDIVLNNIINKDSLSFKFNGKVLDYFYEITDKLGLRYDVEKQNMTEPNIEMIANLGLTQEDIAKIFSISNVKMDLVMQDLLSLKEVLNSEFEFAPNDFKETFGDIVNEFINNTPHKLNFDIKIKEGFDVFKNYENDKLMLENVTLNVNGKDMNTRVKTMIEKEESKSE; this is translated from the coding sequence ATGAAAAAAACCTTATTAGCTTTAAGTTTAGTAGGTATGTGTTTTGTTGGTTGTGGTGATAAAATTAGCGATGATATGGTAAAAAAATATGAGGCAAATTTAAATACTAATTTTAAAGAGGCATTATTAGAAATCCCAAATGATGCTGGAGTAAGAGTGAATTTTAATGATTTTAAATGTTCTAAACAAAAAGAATCAGTAAATTGCGTTAGCGATGCCTTAAAAATTAACATTCAAGGTGCTGAAGCTATAACTGTTGATAAAATAACAGTTAATGATAATGGATTTTATAATGGTAAGGCGACTGGACTTATATCGTTAAAAGATTTACATAAAGATATGATGTTTGAAAACCTTTATTCTAGTGCGAAATTCCAAGGTGTAAAATTATCTGATGCATTTAAGGGGATGGCAGCTATGATTGCTATGAGTGAACCTAAATTTTCATTTTTAAATAGTTTAGCAAATGGTGTGTATGATTTGGATATAAATACTAATATTATGAAAAATAATGAAGTAAATTATGATATTGTATTAAATAACATAATTAATAAAGATTCATTATCTTTTAAATTTAATGGTAAGGTATTAGATTATTTTTATGAAATAACTGACAAACTTGGTTTAAGATATGATGTAGAAAAGCAAAATATGACAGAACCTAATATAGAAATGATTGCTAATCTAGGACTTACACAAGAAGATATTGCAAAAATATTTTCTATAAGTAATGTTAAGATGGATTTAGTTATGCAAGACTTATTATCTTTAAAAGAAGTATTAAATTCTGAGTTTGAGTTTGCACCTAATGATTTTAAAGAAACATTTGGTGATATTGTGAATGAATTTATAAACAATACTCCACATAAATTAAATTTTGATATTAAGATTAAAGAAGGTTTTGATGTATTCAAAAATTATGAAAATGATAAGCTTATGTTAGAAAATGTAACGCTTAATGTAAATGGCAAGGATATGAATACAAGAGTTAAAACTATGATAGAAAAAGAAGAAAGCAAAAGTGAATAA
- a CDS encoding SCO family protein produces the protein MKKIFCCLILMLFSACFNKENVKEKYDFSLLGPDNKLYSLKNFQGENLLIYFGYTLCADVCPTSMAIASQAIKELNKNDIKIIFISLDPKRDNADDTTEFVQYFYKNSIALIPKNDREIVNLAKNYGVKYGYIYQDSINDGNGYELEKNDKIQVEQFYKNNDNENYTVAHSSSFYIFDKNGEYKGEISNLTLSNVKKKITEFLDKN, from the coding sequence ATGAAGAAAATATTTTGTTGTTTAATATTAATGTTATTTAGTGCTTGTTTTAATAAAGAAAATGTAAAAGAAAAATATGATTTTTCACTATTAGGACCTGATAATAAACTATATTCTCTAAAAAATTTTCAAGGTGAAAATTTATTAATATATTTTGGTTATACATTATGTGCTGATGTATGTCCTACATCAATGGCAATAGCATCTCAAGCTATTAAAGAATTAAATAAAAATGACATAAAAATAATTTTTATTAGTTTAGACCCTAAAAGAGATAACGCTGATGATACTACTGAATTTGTACAATATTTTTATAAAAATTCTATAGCATTAATTCCTAAAAATGATAGAGAAATTGTAAATTTAGCAAAAAATTATGGTGTCAAATATGGTTATATTTACCAAGATAGCATAAATGATGGCAATGGTTATGAATTAGAAAAAAATGATAAAATTCAAGTAGAACAATTTTATAAAAATAATGATAATGAAAATTACACTGTAGCTCATAGTTCAAGTTTTTATATATTTGATAAAAATGGAGAATATAAAGGAGAAATTAGTAATTTGACTTTAAGTAATGTCAAGAAAAAAATTACTGAATTTTTAGATAAGAATTAA